One window of the Natronomonas marina genome contains the following:
- a CDS encoding succinate--CoA ligase subunit alpha → MAIYVDDDTRLLVQGATGATGRTLIPHLLEYGTDVVAGVAPGRGGASVADVPVYGTVDAAVDHQDANASFVTVPARFVKGATLEAIDAGIDTIVVIAEDVPVRDTLMITAYADAHDVTLIGPNTLGILSPGKTAASLTATGNGWYTPGDVGVVTRSGTLSSEVANALTQQGIGQSTVFSVGGDPYVGTTPADAFRAFDDDPETAVIAYVGEIGGSFERHAAAACTEIDTPVCATVVGRNAPPGKQMGHAGAIRGDDEDKVETLRAAGARVVDSPFRLPDSIESLLT, encoded by the coding sequence ATGGCGATCTACGTCGACGACGACACGCGGCTCCTCGTACAGGGCGCCACCGGGGCGACCGGCCGGACGCTCATCCCACACCTCCTCGAGTACGGAACGGACGTGGTGGCCGGCGTCGCTCCCGGCCGGGGCGGGGCGTCCGTCGCGGACGTCCCGGTGTACGGGACCGTCGACGCAGCCGTCGACCATCAGGATGCGAACGCGTCGTTCGTAACCGTGCCCGCGAGGTTCGTGAAGGGCGCGACCCTCGAGGCTATCGACGCGGGAATCGATACCATCGTCGTAATCGCCGAAGACGTCCCCGTTCGGGACACCCTGATGATCACCGCGTACGCGGACGCCCACGACGTCACGCTCATCGGCCCGAACACGCTGGGGATACTCTCTCCTGGCAAGACGGCCGCGTCGCTCACCGCGACGGGTAACGGGTGGTACACGCCGGGTGACGTGGGTGTCGTGACCCGGAGCGGAACGCTATCGAGCGAGGTCGCCAACGCCCTGACCCAGCAGGGGATCGGACAGTCGACGGTGTTCAGCGTGGGCGGCGACCCCTACGTCGGAACCACGCCGGCGGATGCCTTCCGGGCCTTCGACGACGACCCGGAGACGGCGGTCATCGCGTACGTCGGCGAGATCGGCGGCAGCTTCGAACGGCACGCGGCCGCCGCCTGTACGGAAATCGACACGCCCGTCTGTGCGACCGTCGTCGGGCGGAACGCGCCGCCGGGAAAGCAGATGGGGCACGCCGGGGCGATTCGGGGAGACGACGAGGACAAGGTCGAG
- a CDS encoding ATP-grasp domain-containing protein → MEELPEYAAKRAFEAEGISVPAGVVVESADDVADVDLPAVVKAQVPVSGRGTMGGIEFVDTRDDLREAIEAMLGSTLDGHRVDRVLVEDGVDVAQELYVAVSTDGSAQRPELIVSDRGGNEVETLPPDAVAAVPVDPLIGVQPYHLRRALGRLSDPADGWQQAYPVVEAIWRLTVERDYRLVEINPLGVTATGDLTALDAKVVVDEAADYRQEFGPLDSTRTALETEAATDGVYLREADGDVGIVSTGAGLGMATLDLLADSGVSFAGFVDTRGAQFDREQIRSFLEYLGRTGATVVVINVVGSMVDCSEVASELVAAAEAGYELPIVARFTGTNEADAYDIVSNSDVTGAAEVFELVDRVGELVAGGEA, encoded by the coding sequence ATGGAGGAACTTCCCGAGTACGCGGCGAAACGGGCGTTCGAAGCGGAGGGCATCTCGGTCCCGGCAGGCGTGGTTGTGGAATCGGCCGACGATGTCGCCGATGTCGACCTGCCGGCGGTCGTGAAGGCTCAGGTACCGGTGTCCGGCCGGGGCACGATGGGCGGCATCGAGTTCGTGGACACTCGTGACGACCTCCGTGAGGCCATCGAGGCGATGCTGGGATCGACACTGGACGGCCACCGCGTCGACCGCGTGCTCGTCGAGGACGGCGTCGACGTCGCTCAGGAGCTGTACGTCGCTGTCTCCACCGACGGTTCGGCACAGCGGCCGGAACTGATAGTCTCCGACCGGGGGGGCAACGAAGTCGAGACGCTGCCGCCGGATGCGGTTGCCGCCGTTCCGGTCGACCCGCTGATCGGAGTGCAGCCGTATCACCTGCGACGGGCGCTGGGGCGACTCTCCGACCCGGCGGACGGCTGGCAGCAGGCGTACCCCGTCGTGGAGGCCATCTGGCGGCTCACCGTCGAGCGCGACTACCGACTCGTCGAGATCAATCCCCTGGGCGTAACCGCGACCGGGGACCTCACCGCGCTCGACGCGAAGGTAGTCGTCGACGAAGCGGCCGACTATCGGCAGGAGTTCGGTCCGCTGGACTCGACTCGAACCGCACTCGAGACGGAGGCAGCGACCGATGGGGTGTATCTCCGTGAAGCCGACGGTGACGTTGGAATCGTCTCGACGGGCGCGGGGCTCGGCATGGCGACCCTCGATCTGCTGGCCGATTCGGGGGTCTCGTTTGCGGGATTCGTCGACACGCGAGGAGCACAGTTCGACCGAGAGCAGATACGCTCCTTTCTGGAGTACCTCGGACGAACCGGCGCGACAGTCGTCGTCATCAACGTGGTCGGGTCGATGGTCGACTGCAGCGAGGTCGCCAGCGAACTGGTGGCGGCGGCCGAGGCTGGCTACGAGTTGCCGATCGTCGCCCGGTTTACGGGCACCAACGAGGCGGATGCGTACGATATCGTGTCGAACAGCGACGTGACCGGAGCGGCGGAGGTCTTCGAACTCGTCGACCGGGTCGGGGAACTCGTAGCCGGGGGTGAGGCCTGA
- a CDS encoding citryl-CoA lyase: MADSDAAAWRTAISEARPDEIVYRGYQLTDVVEQLDFASTAFLLARGDPPTTAEARVFNALLAATADHGISPSQAVTRYVSASGSPIQACVAAGVLTIGDHHGGAGEIAASLFEDHLDARNDEPMDEVAAGLIADRQASGDRVPGFGHPEHTDGDPRAQVLVDIAREEGLDGEALALALAVERELVESVGAGLKLNINGVTAALMLDLGFDPSFARPLVIMARVPGLIVHAIEERDRERVWRMVGGGVEYDGPEDRSLEER; the protein is encoded by the coding sequence ATGGCCGATAGTGATGCGGCAGCGTGGCGGACAGCCATTAGCGAAGCCCGCCCGGACGAGATAGTCTATCGGGGGTACCAGCTCACTGACGTCGTCGAGCAGTTGGACTTCGCCTCGACTGCGTTTCTCCTCGCACGCGGCGACCCGCCCACGACCGCCGAGGCCCGCGTTTTCAACGCACTTCTGGCGGCGACGGCCGACCACGGAATCAGTCCCAGCCAGGCCGTAACCCGGTACGTCTCGGCCTCGGGATCACCGATACAGGCCTGTGTCGCCGCCGGTGTCCTGACGATCGGTGACCACCACGGTGGTGCCGGGGAGATAGCGGCCAGCCTCTTCGAGGACCACCTCGACGCCCGTAACGACGAACCGATGGACGAGGTCGCAGCGGGGTTGATAGCCGACCGACAGGCGAGCGGCGATCGGGTGCCTGGATTCGGCCACCCCGAGCACACCGACGGCGATCCACGGGCACAGGTCCTCGTCGACATCGCCCGCGAGGAGGGACTCGACGGGGAGGCACTCGCGCTCGCGCTGGCCGTCGAACGGGAACTCGTCGAATCGGTCGGGGCGGGCCTCAAACTGAACATCAACGGCGTGACGGCGGCACTGATGCTGGATCTCGGATTCGATCCGTCGTTTGCGAGACCCCTGGTGATCATGGCTCGAGTCCCCGGTCTCATCGTCCACGCCATCGAGGAACGGGACCGAGAGCGGGTCTGGCGGATGGTCGGTGGCGGTGTCGAGTACGACGGGCCCGAGGACCGGAGTCTGGAGGAGCGATGA
- a CDS encoding acyl-CoA dehydrogenase family protein — MDFELTEQQRLVRRTARDLAEEQFADDAFTWDNIPLENAKTLADHDMLAVSLPEEYGGAGMSALDAVLAMEGVGSVCPQTANTIHAACFGPSRAIDTFGTDEQKAEYLPPVAAGESVIAIAISEPEAGSHATSMTTSAEADGDEYVVNGRKAWVSDSDIADAFLTYVVLPDGHIGSLLVDRDTPGFTVADPDGNMAGEPQSELYFDDARVPKEKVLLSGPDAFKKQITAYNIERIGAMAKVWVAAKWTFDEALEYAQQREQFGQPIGEFQAVQHRLAEMAMRLKTSRLLIYEALADDELPSRIDSSLAKVYVSEACQEVVDDALQIKGAAGYVGDTPESYIYRFVRGFQIASGTNDVHRTMIAKSLAESGYPE, encoded by the coding sequence ATGGATTTCGAGCTGACGGAACAACAGCGGCTCGTCCGACGAACCGCGCGCGACCTCGCCGAGGAACAGTTCGCCGACGACGCGTTCACCTGGGACAACATTCCCTTGGAGAACGCGAAGACGCTGGCGGACCACGACATGCTCGCAGTCAGTCTCCCGGAGGAGTACGGCGGGGCAGGAATGTCCGCCCTCGACGCCGTACTCGCCATGGAGGGCGTCGGCTCGGTCTGCCCCCAGACGGCGAACACGATTCACGCGGCCTGTTTCGGGCCGAGTCGGGCGATCGACACATTCGGAACGGACGAACAGAAAGCGGAGTACCTGCCGCCGGTTGCCGCCGGGGAGTCGGTGATTGCGATCGCAATCAGCGAACCCGAAGCGGGCAGCCACGCGACCTCCATGACCACCTCCGCCGAGGCCGACGGCGACGAGTACGTCGTCAACGGGCGGAAGGCCTGGGTGTCGGATTCGGACATCGCCGACGCCTTCCTCACGTACGTGGTACTGCCCGACGGTCACATCGGGTCGCTTCTCGTCGACCGTGACACCCCAGGGTTCACCGTCGCCGATCCGGACGGGAACATGGCCGGAGAGCCGCAGAGCGAACTCTACTTCGACGACGCCCGCGTCCCGAAGGAGAAGGTACTCCTCAGCGGCCCCGACGCGTTCAAGAAGCAAATCACGGCCTACAACATCGAACGCATCGGTGCGATGGCGAAGGTGTGGGTGGCCGCGAAGTGGACCTTCGACGAGGCCCTCGAGTACGCCCAACAGCGCGAGCAGTTCGGGCAGCCGATCGGTGAGTTCCAGGCCGTCCAGCACCGACTCGCCGAGATGGCCATGCGGCTCAAGACCTCACGGCTCCTGATATACGAGGCGCTGGCCGACGACGAACTCCCGTCCCGGATCGACTCCTCGTTGGCGAAGGTGTACGTCTCCGAGGCCTGTCAGGAGGTCGTCGACGATGCCCTGCAGATCAAGGGCGCGGCCGGCTACGTCGGGGACACACCCGAATCCTACATCTACCGGTTCGTCCGCGGGTTCCAGATCGCCTCCGGGACCAACGACGTCCACCGGACGATGATCGCAAAGTCACTGGCCGAGTCGGGGTATCCCGAGTAA
- a CDS encoding D-2-hydroxyacid dehydrogenase yields the protein MPRAVVDADIPVPVDIEPLRGRPSALEVEVVPSDTLVDRPIDADILITSNGSWDDRYLSGLGPGDWVQTIGAGYDRFPIDRFAAEGIMLTNAPGIHDQSAGEHVMALMLSFARRLHEFRDAQRDRRWDRVYGTELAERRVTILGMGNIGEAIAARARAFDMDVRAIKRDVDAYEGSLDAEQLATPDGLDALLPSTDYLVVVLPLTDSTRNLVDEATFAALPDSAVLINIARGGVVDETALVDALERGTIAGAGLDVFESEPLPAESPLWTFENAVLTPHLAGVSDRYMERFADVFLSMYDSWVAADPLEHRVV from the coding sequence ATGCCACGCGCAGTGGTCGATGCCGATATCCCCGTTCCCGTCGACATCGAACCGCTTCGGGGACGACCGTCGGCCCTCGAGGTCGAGGTAGTGCCCTCGGATACACTGGTCGACCGACCGATCGACGCGGATATTCTCATTACCTCGAACGGTAGCTGGGACGACCGCTACCTGAGTGGGCTCGGTCCCGGCGACTGGGTTCAGACCATCGGCGCCGGCTACGACCGATTCCCCATCGACCGGTTCGCCGCGGAGGGAATCATGTTGACGAATGCGCCGGGAATCCACGATCAAAGCGCCGGCGAACACGTTATGGCGCTCATGCTGTCGTTCGCCCGCCGGCTCCACGAATTCCGTGACGCCCAGCGCGACCGTCGGTGGGACCGCGTGTACGGAACCGAACTCGCCGAACGGAGGGTCACGATCCTCGGGATGGGCAACATCGGCGAGGCCATCGCCGCCCGTGCGCGCGCCTTCGACATGGACGTCCGGGCGATCAAGCGGGATGTCGACGCCTACGAGGGCAGTCTCGACGCCGAACAGCTCGCCACGCCCGACGGGCTGGACGCACTGCTTCCGTCGACCGACTACCTGGTGGTCGTGCTCCCGTTGACCGACTCGACGCGGAACCTCGTCGACGAGGCGACGTTCGCGGCGCTCCCCGACTCGGCCGTGCTGATAAATATCGCCCGAGGGGGCGTGGTCGACGAGACGGCGCTCGTCGACGCGCTGGAACGGGGCACCATCGCCGGCGCCGGACTGGACGTCTTCGAATCGGAACCGCTTCCGGCTGAATCCCCGCTGTGGACGTTCGAAAACGCAGTCCTGACCCCGCACCTCGCCGGCGTTTCGGACCGATACATGGAACGGTTCGCCGACGTCTTTCTCTCGATGTACGACAGCTGGGTCGCGGCCGACCCACTCGAACACCGGGTCGTCTGA
- a CDS encoding IclR family transcriptional regulator has translation MGDENGPGRTVATLRTAFTILDSVVAIDGGTVTEIADDAGLAKSTVHAHLQTLRENDYVVKTGTRYHIGLGFLDLGFHARNRTEGFSLIRRKAEILAEETGELVVFIVEENGRGVVLLRERGVNAVESAVRTGNGVPLHATAAGKAIMAHWPVERVESTLERVGLPEQTDRTITNEERLYQELEEIRERGYAVSSGEHTAGLETLSAPVVGTENTIIGGLSVSGPTSRLQNPEHREQLTTQLLGATNELELKIRYS, from the coding sequence ATGGGAGACGAAAACGGGCCGGGTCGAACGGTTGCCACGCTGCGGACGGCCTTTACCATACTCGACTCGGTCGTGGCCATCGACGGCGGCACCGTTACCGAGATCGCGGACGACGCTGGCCTGGCGAAGAGCACGGTCCACGCTCACCTCCAGACGCTCCGTGAGAACGACTACGTGGTCAAGACGGGAACCCGGTACCACATCGGTCTGGGCTTCCTTGATCTGGGGTTTCACGCCCGGAATCGAACCGAGGGGTTCTCGTTGATTCGGCGGAAAGCTGAAATTCTCGCCGAAGAGACCGGTGAGCTGGTCGTTTTCATCGTCGAAGAGAACGGTCGGGGCGTGGTGCTCCTCCGGGAACGAGGGGTGAACGCGGTCGAATCCGCCGTCCGGACGGGCAACGGCGTGCCGCTGCACGCGACGGCGGCAGGGAAAGCCATCATGGCTCACTGGCCCGTCGAACGCGTCGAATCGACCCTCGAGAGGGTGGGGCTCCCCGAGCAGACGGACCGCACCATCACGAACGAAGAACGGCTCTATCAGGAGCTCGAGGAGATCCGCGAGCGGGGCTACGCGGTGAGTTCCGGCGAGCACACGGCGGGGCTCGAAACGCTCAGTGCACCGGTCGTCGGGACGGAAAACACCATCATCGGCGGGCTGAGTGTGAGCGGACCCACGAGCCGACTGCAGAACCCCGAACACCGCGAGCAACTGACCACCCAACTGCTCGGAGCGACCAACGAACTCGAGTTGAAGATCAGGTACAGCTAG
- a CDS encoding APC family permease, translating into MSTSSGASEGEVGLLDAVAIEVGLIVGGALFALVGVGVGVAGAGVVVSFAIAITIAVLGLVPTAMLGATFPTTCGHYRYPARFVSPTLAFAAAWGLGVSMFLGGLPLYALTAGEYLTGLLAVSPTVTGLALLTLFFLVNLVGLRPAARAQLLMFVGLVVALGAFVVAGVPRVEAANLGPLFGSGLGGILVGAGILYFTCLGANFVIDIGGELRDATVTIPQSFLVSIPLVFLLYVLVAAVAVGTLGVDAMAGETLLVAAERILSPAFRTVFVVCGALFAVATSLNATFILIPRYAQVLAEAGVFPAAAGRTNDRFGTAHWTLLATFLLSGVILLAPLPFADLGTMLAFGGALVVTAVMLAAIDVVRDPPTDFDPEAFPVPTRVVGAMAVLAVPLNLLLIGLLAVDSPRLFAAWLGLLAVGLAYRAVRMNYGAVPGTSA; encoded by the coding sequence GTGTCTACCAGTTCCGGGGCCAGTGAGGGCGAGGTCGGCCTGCTCGACGCGGTCGCCATCGAGGTCGGCCTCATCGTCGGCGGCGCGCTGTTCGCGCTGGTCGGCGTCGGCGTCGGGGTGGCCGGCGCGGGCGTCGTCGTCTCCTTTGCCATCGCCATCACTATCGCCGTCCTGGGATTGGTCCCGACCGCGATGCTCGGCGCGACCTTCCCGACGACGTGCGGGCACTACCGGTATCCGGCGCGGTTCGTCTCGCCGACGCTCGCCTTCGCGGCCGCCTGGGGCCTCGGCGTGAGCATGTTCCTCGGCGGCCTCCCGCTGTACGCGCTGACGGCCGGCGAGTACCTGACCGGTCTCCTGGCCGTGTCGCCGACCGTGACCGGTCTCGCGCTCCTGACGCTTTTCTTCCTGGTGAACCTCGTGGGCCTCCGGCCGGCCGCCCGCGCCCAACTGCTGATGTTCGTCGGCCTCGTCGTCGCGCTGGGGGCGTTCGTCGTCGCCGGCGTCCCGCGCGTCGAGGCGGCGAACCTCGGCCCGCTGTTCGGCAGCGGGTTGGGCGGCATCCTCGTCGGGGCCGGCATCCTCTACTTCACCTGCCTGGGCGCGAACTTCGTCATCGACATCGGCGGCGAGTTGCGGGACGCCACCGTCACCATCCCGCAGTCGTTCCTCGTCAGCATCCCCCTCGTCTTCCTGCTGTACGTGCTCGTGGCCGCCGTCGCCGTCGGCACGCTCGGCGTCGACGCGATGGCGGGCGAAACACTCCTCGTGGCCGCCGAGCGAATCCTCTCGCCGGCCTTCCGGACGGTGTTCGTCGTCTGTGGGGCGCTGTTCGCCGTTGCGACCAGCCTCAACGCGACGTTCATCCTCATTCCGCGGTACGCCCAGGTGCTGGCCGAGGCGGGCGTCTTCCCCGCGGCGGCCGGCCGGACGAACGACCGGTTCGGCACCGCCCACTGGACGCTGCTGGCCACGTTCCTGCTCAGCGGGGTCATCCTCCTGGCGCCGCTGCCGTTCGCCGACCTCGGGACGATGCTGGCGTTCGGCGGCGCCCTGGTCGTGACCGCAGTGATGCTCGCCGCCATCGACGTCGTCCGCGACCCACCGACCGACTTCGACCCCGAGGCCTTCCCGGTCCCGACGCGGGTCGTCGGCGCGATGGCCGTCCTCGCCGTCCCGCTGAACCTCCTTTTGATCGGGCTACTCGCCGTCGATTCGCCGCGGCTGTTCGCGGCCTGGCTCGGACTGCTCGCGGTCGGACTCGCCTACCGGGCCGTCCGAATGAACTATGGGGCCGTGCCGGGCACCTCCGCGTGA
- a CDS encoding 3-hydroxyacyl-CoA dehydrogenase yields MEPQRTGVVGAGLMGRDIAGLLANGGYPVTLVDVDPDALEAARQYHETDLVENLRAGEIEVSGTPADRIAYGTDLSALADAEFVVEAVPEDLDLKRSLVADLEDVLAPTAVVGTNTSSLTPGDVGAEMAHPERVVLFHFANPALERDLVEISGDDADEAALETAHEVAGAIDREPVRLHREYRANCLSRLSASIKCAATWELLAAEAAAIDAGARNVGFDRGPLELVDLIGLDVHLATVDNLADAYGNRYAPPPSVRERMERMVEAGRLGKKSGEGFFQWDGDECRRPTPEEPHDATPVIAALVNEAHRLVADGVGDEATVNDVLKRGADSDVGPFDLAEMFGRESLRATLEARHAETGASVYEPVL; encoded by the coding sequence ATGGAGCCACAACGGACCGGCGTCGTCGGCGCGGGACTGATGGGCCGCGACATCGCCGGACTGCTGGCCAACGGCGGCTACCCCGTGACGCTCGTCGACGTCGACCCCGACGCCCTCGAGGCGGCACGCCAGTACCACGAGACCGACCTCGTCGAGAACCTCCGGGCGGGCGAAATCGAGGTGTCGGGTACTCCGGCCGACCGCATCGCCTACGGGACCGACCTCTCGGCGCTGGCCGACGCCGAGTTCGTCGTCGAGGCCGTCCCCGAGGACCTGGACCTGAAGCGCTCGCTGGTCGCCGACCTCGAGGACGTCCTCGCACCGACGGCGGTCGTCGGAACGAACACCTCCTCGCTGACGCCGGGCGACGTCGGCGCCGAGATGGCCCACCCCGAGCGCGTCGTGCTGTTTCACTTCGCCAACCCGGCGCTAGAGCGCGACCTCGTCGAGATCTCGGGCGACGACGCCGACGAGGCGGCCCTGGAGACGGCCCACGAGGTGGCCGGGGCGATAGACCGCGAGCCGGTCCGGCTCCACCGGGAGTACCGCGCGAACTGCCTCTCGCGGCTCTCGGCGAGCATCAAGTGCGCCGCGACGTGGGAACTGCTGGCGGCCGAGGCGGCGGCCATCGACGCCGGCGCGCGCAACGTCGGCTTCGACCGCGGGCCCCTGGAACTCGTCGACCTCATCGGCCTCGACGTCCACCTGGCGACCGTCGACAACCTCGCGGACGCCTACGGCAATCGGTACGCACCGCCGCCGTCCGTCCGCGAGCGGATGGAGCGGATGGTGGAGGCCGGTCGCCTCGGCAAGAAGAGCGGCGAGGGGTTCTTCCAGTGGGACGGCGACGAGTGCCGGCGACCAACTCCCGAGGAGCCCCACGACGCGACGCCGGTCATAGCCGCCCTAGTCAACGAGGCCCACCGGCTCGTCGCGGACGGCGTCGGCGACGAGGCGACCGTCAACGACGTCCTCAAGCGGGGCGCCGACAGCGACGTCGGCCCCTTCGACCTCGCGGAGATGTTCGGCCGTGAGTCGCTCCGGGCGACGCTGGAGGCGCGCCACGCCGAGACGGGGGCGAGCGTCTACGAGCCGGTACTGTAG
- a CDS encoding type II toxin-antitoxin system PemK/MazF family toxin has protein sequence MVATVRRGDIVVVELDPTRGSEQRGTRPCLVVQNDVGNENAPTTIVVPFTTSFGDRLYPFEVLVSAEECALSEDSVALCSQLRTVSIEHRIGDRIGSIPDELLSEVDRALEYSLGLREVN, from the coding sequence ATGGTAGCGACGGTCCGCCGCGGCGACATCGTCGTCGTCGAACTGGACCCGACCCGCGGGTCGGAACAGCGTGGTACCAGACCCTGTCTCGTCGTCCAGAACGACGTCGGAAACGAGAACGCGCCCACCACCATCGTCGTTCCGTTCACCACGTCGTTCGGGGACCGGCTGTACCCGTTCGAGGTCCTCGTGTCCGCCGAGGAGTGCGCCCTCTCGGAGGACTCCGTCGCCCTCTGTAGCCAGCTCCGGACCGTCTCGATAGAACACCGGATCGGCGATCGAATCGGGTCGATTCCCGACGAACTGCTTTCGGAGGTCGACCGTGCACTCGAGTACAGTCTCGGGCTCCGGGAAGTCAACTGA
- a CDS encoding AbrB/MazE/SpoVT family DNA-binding domain-containing protein: protein MANDDTRTVGERGQVTLPKELRDRFDIRGGDEVVVRESDGRIVVEKPITRSDLAEGYRQRAERDGRLDRELASVSSEADEELGDAPEW, encoded by the coding sequence ATGGCGAACGACGACACGCGGACGGTCGGCGAACGGGGGCAGGTCACGCTTCCGAAGGAACTCCGGGATCGGTTCGACATCCGGGGCGGTGACGAGGTCGTCGTGCGGGAGTCCGACGGGCGTATCGTCGTCGAGAAGCCGATCACCCGGTCGGACCTCGCCGAGGGCTACCGGCAGCGGGCGGAACGGGACGGACGGCTCGACCGCGAACTGGCGAGCGTCTCCAGTGAGGCCGACGAGGAACTCGGTGACGCGCCGGAATGGTAG
- a CDS encoding thiamine pyrophosphate-binding protein: MTEPTDLIVALFENGGIDTVFGFPCEQMDPYYSSLADSSLRHVLARSEASAALMADGYARANRTVGVVDGVGGPGAAYIGAGLCEAAGASSPVLALTGDNERGIRGREVIQDADNEAILAPHAEATFDAESADRAVEAVRAAVRRMTTGVPKPAHVNLPGDVFDDEPTGDPPAAVSLSYPRDRPEPSADRLAAVVDRLDAAERPVVLAGEGVVRAGAAEALTEFADRTDTPVVTSINGKGAVPETEPFALGVAGRWGFCEVANDALEAADLVVGLGTRFSDLTTVGWSLVDDDADVVHVDLDRAWLGRNYDPDVAIQADLRATVEALLEAVDADDFADRRERIETLADERAAWRESHAEDLHSDDAPIAPARVVDELNDRIPADGILVSATSYSGFFTGAFYEVEQPGLGYLQARGSDGINVCLPQALGVQAARPDTPVVALSGDGGIGYHIADLETAAREGFPVTVVVLNNDGLGSSTASQIGTDNFQLSTDFDPSVDYATVAEGLGCHGETVESVETLESELAAALDREAPTLLDVQVDPYAVPPVLV; encoded by the coding sequence ATGACAGAGCCGACCGACCTGATCGTCGCGCTGTTCGAGAACGGCGGTATCGACACGGTGTTCGGATTTCCCTGCGAGCAGATGGACCCCTACTACTCGAGTCTGGCCGACTCGTCGCTCCGGCACGTCCTGGCCCGGAGCGAGGCGAGCGCGGCGCTGATGGCCGACGGCTACGCGCGGGCCAACCGGACGGTCGGTGTCGTCGACGGCGTCGGCGGCCCCGGTGCCGCCTACATCGGGGCCGGCCTCTGTGAGGCCGCCGGCGCCTCCAGCCCCGTCTTGGCGCTCACCGGCGACAACGAGCGCGGGATTCGGGGCCGGGAGGTCATCCAGGACGCCGACAACGAGGCGATACTGGCGCCCCACGCCGAGGCCACGTTCGACGCCGAATCCGCCGACCGCGCCGTCGAGGCCGTCCGGGCGGCGGTTCGGCGGATGACGACCGGCGTGCCGAAACCCGCCCACGTCAACCTCCCCGGCGACGTCTTCGACGACGAACCGACCGGCGACCCGCCCGCCGCCGTCTCGCTGTCGTATCCGCGCGACCGGCCCGAACCGAGCGCCGACCGCCTCGCGGCCGTCGTCGACCGACTGGACGCCGCCGAGCGGCCGGTCGTCCTCGCCGGCGAGGGGGTGGTCCGTGCCGGCGCCGCCGAGGCCCTGACCGAGTTCGCCGACCGGACGGACACGCCCGTCGTCACCTCGATCAACGGCAAGGGCGCGGTCCCCGAAACCGAGCCGTTCGCACTCGGCGTCGCCGGTCGGTGGGGCTTCTGTGAGGTGGCCAACGACGCGCTGGAGGCCGCCGACCTCGTCGTCGGTCTCGGGACGCGCTTCAGCGACCTCACGACGGTCGGCTGGTCGCTCGTCGACGACGACGCCGACGTCGTCCACGTCGACCTCGACCGGGCGTGGCTCGGCCGGAACTACGACCCCGACGTCGCCATCCAGGCCGATCTCCGGGCGACCGTCGAGGCACTCCTTGAGGCCGTCGATGCCGACGACTTCGCCGACCGCCGCGAGCGAATCGAGACGCTCGCCGACGAGCGGGCGGCGTGGCGCGAGTCCCACGCCGAGGACCTCCACAGCGACGACGCGCCCATCGCCCCCGCCCGGGTCGTCGACGAACTGAACGACCGCATCCCCGCCGACGGGATCCTCGTGAGTGCGACCAGTTACTCGGGCTTCTTCACCGGCGCGTTCTACGAGGTGGAGCAGCCGGGACTGGGCTACCTGCAGGCCCGCGGTAGCGACGGCATCAACGTCTGTCTCCCGCAGGCGCTGGGCGTTCAGGCCGCCCGCCCCGACACGCCGGTCGTCGCCCTCTCCGGGGACGGCGGCATCGGCTACCACATCGCCGACCTCGAAACCGCTGCCCGCGAGGGCTTCCCCGTCACCGTCGTCGTGCTGAACAACGACGGACTGGGATCCTCGACGGCGAGTCAGATCGGCACCGACAACTTCCAGCTGTCGACCGATTTCGACCCGAGCGTCGATTACGCGACGGTCGCGGAGGGTCTCGGCTGTCACGGCGAGACGGTCGAATCCGTCGAGACGCTGGAGTCCGAACTGGCGGCCGCCCTCGACCGCGAGGCGCCGACGCTCCTGGACGTCCAGGTCGACCCCTACGCAGTCCCGCCGGTGCTGGTGTGA